Genomic window (Staphylococcus debuckii):
ACACAACTTCCTTAAAAGAAGGCTTATGGATCAATATGATTGAGCCTAGCCGAGAAGAAGTAGAAAGTATGATTGAGGACTTTAATATTCCTGAAGATTTTCTGAAGGACCCCTTAGATGCGGATGAAAGTGCCCGTGTTGAATTCGATGATGAAACCGGCTATTCTTTGATTATTATCGATATTCCTATTGTAAATAAGAATAATCATAAAATCTTGTCGTTTATGACTATTCCATTAGGGATTGTGATTGGCCATGGGCGTCTTATAACAGTATGCGATCACGATATTGAATTCCTAGAATCCTTTACAAAACCTGGCAATAACCTGCATTATCGCAGTCAACTTGCTTTGAATATTCTGGTCACAGTTTCCAATCATTATAATAGAAATTTACGCTTGTTGAATAAATCACGTTTGCGTATTGAACGTGACTTGAAGAAATCGGTGACCAATAAACAACTTTATAATTTGATGGAAGTTGAAAAGAGTCTGGTTTACTTCTTAGCCGCACTCAAAGGTAACGAAGATGTCTTTAAGAGACTCTTTAAATTACCTCCAATCAAGCGCTTTGATGAAGATGAAGATTTAATCGAAGACTTGTTTGTCGAAACGAACCAAGCGATTGAAACGACAGAATTGCATACGCGTATCTTAGAAAGTATCACGACATCGTATGAATCACTCTTGTCGAATGATATGAATACGATTATGAAAACTTTAACGCTCTTTACTGTTTTCCTTACTTTACCGACATTAGTATTCAGTTTCTTCGGTATGAACGTGCCACTGCCGATTAATGACCATAGTCCGGTCTCTTGGATAGTCACATTATGTATTTCGTTAATTCTAGTAACTGTTGTCTTTATTCTCTTATGGAGACGAGGCAAGCTTTGAACTGAAATATCGCATCATATTCCCATTATTTGTGGATATGATGCGATATTTTTTAGTATTGGCGAATATTGGGAGCGCGATATTTTTCAACGAATTGGTTTAATTCATCATAGCTATCAGTGAAACAAATTAAATCACGATCGGTTTGCGTTAAGAATCCTTCTTCTACCATTTGATTGTAAAATGCTTCTATCTTGTTGTAGTAACCATTTACATTCCAAAAGACACACGGATTAGGGTTTTGTCCGATGCGTGCCCAAGACACCATTTCCGTAATTTCTTCTAATGTACCTGGCCCGCCTGGTAAAGCTAAGCACACGTCTCCCTTTTCTAACATAGCAGCTTTACGTTCTGCCATGCTGTCGACAATAATAAGTTCATCTAAACCTTGATGTGCGATTTCACGATCAGCTAAAAACTGCGGCATAACACCGATAGCGTGGCCGTCTTGTGCTATGACAGTATCAGCTAATTTACCCATCAGCCCTACTTTTCCTCCGCCAAAAACGAGACCATAACGCTGTGCTGCCATCCATTCCCCAAGAGATTCCGCAGCTTTGGAATATAGAGGATTGTTTCCCTCGCTGGCGCCGCAATATACAATGATGTTCATCAATCAATCCCTGCCTTTCTGAGAGTTTTCTTTTTCATTGTATCAAAAATCTACTTTAAGTAATCATTACTCTTTGCATTCTGGTGATAAATTATGTATAACTGACTATAAAGAAAGGAGTATTTCGAAATGAAAAATAAAAAAGCTTTAGGCTTTACTTTAATTGGCATAATGGTAGTCATTTGTGTTGTTTTAGTCATTATGATGATGTCTTCAGGTAAAAAAGATACATACTACGGTATCATGAAAGACAATCATACTGTAGAAAAAATGGTACGCGAAAAAGACCAAAAAGTTGAAAAAGATGTACACATCAAAACTGATGATAATTTCAAACCTGAAAAAGGTCAATTCGTAATGTTAGTTAAAAAAGAAGGCTCTGATGATTTCAGTAAGAAAAAAGTTGTCAAACATGATGATATTCCTCATGGCTTAATGATGAAAATTCATGACATGAAGCATATGGATATGAGCCATTAATTTAAATAAATATTTGATTGAGCGAGCTGGGACATTATTACGTGTCTCAGCTTTTTTGTTGTAATAAGTGTGGGGGGAGGTCGTGCGGATGGGGAGGTGCGGGCGACAAGCGGATTCTAGACACTAGTTTCTGAGAAGTGTCTAGAAAGCACCATAATCTAGACACTAGTTCACGAGTAGTGTCTAGAAAACATAATAATCTAGACACTAGTTTCCGAGAAGTGTCTAGAAAACACTATAATCTAGACATTAGTTTCTGAGAAGTGTCTAGATTCCCGCACCGCCCCACGCAAAAAAGGCACCAGCCAAAACATGACCAGTGCCTCATAGAATATAAATTATGTCAGAAAGTTTAATATACGTAAGACCGCAGTCTCCGTCAAAATTTTTAAAAAATCGACTAAATGGAATTTAAATAATCTTTGTTTTGTTCTTTATCAAATACGCCTTCCCATTTAGCAATTACAACAGTAGATAAAGCGTTACCTACTACGTTAACACAAGTACGTACCATATCTAGTATACGGTCAACACCGATTATCAATGCAAGTCCGGCTGCCGGCAAGCCCATGGAACCTAATGTTGTTAATAATACAACAATTGATGTACCTGGTACGGCTGCCATACCTTTTGAAGTAATCATTAAAGTAAAGATTAAGACTAATTGGTGAGGTAAACTTAAATGAATACCGTACATTTGTGCTACGAATAATGCTGCAATTGATTGGTACAATGCTGAGCCGTCTAAGTTGAAGGTATAACCAATCGGGATTACAAAAGATGTAATATCTTTTGGTGAACCAAATCTTTCCATTTTCTGCATCATTACTGGTAATACTGCTTCAGAACTTGATGTTGAAAATGCCAGTAAGATTTCACTTTTCAGTACTTTTATAATATCAAATACACTTGAGCCTACCATTTTCGCAACAATTCCTAGTACCACGACTACAAAGAATACCATTGCGCCGACAACTACAAGGACCAGTTTCAATAATGGAATTAATGCTGAGGCACCAAATGTCATTATTGTTACACAAATAAATGCAAACACGCCGAGTGGAGCGAGTTTTAAGATTTTATTGATCATCCAGAATGTCGCTTCCAACACACCGCCTAAGAAATCTTTAACGGGGTTTCCTTTTTCACCGATAGCCGCAATACCTAAACCAAAGAATACTGCAAAGAAGATAATCGGAAGCAATTCGCCTTTGGATAATGCTTCGAAAAAGTTGGTTGGAATAATATTTACAATCGTATCAATAAAATGATTACCGTATGTAGAATGTTCAGCTGCATGTGCTGATGATTCGTACTTCGAAATATCACCTTTAGGTAGTTTGTCAGGATCTAAGCCCGTCCCCGGTTTAAATAAATTTGCAAACAAAACACCTAAAGCAATTGCGATAGTCGTTATAATCTCAAAATACACAATTGTTTTCAAACCATAGCGCCCTACTGTTTTAGATTCACCTACACCTGAAATGGATAATGCGAGTGAACAAAACACGACCGGAATGACAATCATTTTAATTAAGTTTAAAAATATGTCACCAAGCGGTTGGATATAGTTCGCAACATCTTTATGTCCATATAATAATAGTCCTACAACAACGCCAAGAACCAGTGCAATCATAACCTGCATTGGTAAACTAATTTTTCGCTTAAATAAAGCCATTGATGCATCTCCCCTTTTTCTGACATTGTTTAATTATATCAGAAAACAAATAATTAGGATAGAAAAAATTAAAAGTTCAACCTAATTTTACACTAAATGATTAAAAAGAAAATATAGATTAGTGTAGTTAGTGTTTAAAAATAACTTATAACTTTCTATCCTAATTATGAAATGAGAGGCTAATCTTTGACGACTGCCAAGAATATGACCATCAAGACGATACAAAATACGCCTGCAACTTGCCAGATACCGAATGAAACACCTAACCAAACTACTGATAACAAAATCGCTGTTAACGGTTCGATTGTCCCTAACACACTGGCTTCTTGAGGGTAAAGGTAATTCAAACTAGAAATGAACAACCAAAAGGCAAACATTGTTCCTAAAATAACTGATATGAAAATATAAATTAATACTTTAATATCCCAATTAGAAGTGTCTACTTGCCAAATCGGGTGCAAGAAATTCAAGAAAATACCTGCGATGAACATAGCCCAACCTACTACATTAACAGTTCCCCATTTTGCTAGAAGCTGCACAGGGTAAATTGTGTAAAAGGCCATAGCAAACGCTGATAGCAGCCCCCAAACAATCGCTGGCATAGGGACTGATAAAGTTGCTAAAGAACCATTTGTTAATAATAAGAAAGTACCACTTAATGCTAAGGTAACCGCGATACCTTCTTTCCATTTAAAGTTGATCACTTTAGTAGCCACAAGATATAAGATAATGATGACTGGCCCTAGATATTGCAACAATGTCGCTACAGCTGCATTCCCATAATGAATCGTTGCCATGAAACAATATTGCACACCTAGCATACCTAAAAGTGAATAGACCAATAATTTTAGAATAGCTTTTTTATCGGCCCAGATTGTAATTGTCTTCTTCCCTTCTAAAAAGAAGGAAGTAAGAATCAATAGCAGACCAGATACTAATAATCTCACGCCCACGAACCAAGTCACCGGCAAATGTTTGTTTTCAAATAACCATTGAGAAACCGTTCCCCCGACTCCCCAAAATATTGCTCCTACGATTACTAAAACAAATCCCGGCCAACGTTTTTGATTTCTGTGTGCCATACCGTCCCTCCTATCATGTTTTTTCTCTGTGCTGATACTAAAGGTGTTATAACCATTTTGAGTGATGTTAATCACATTATGGTAAAGTTGATGAAAATGTCATTTAATACGCTTCCCCAACTTTGATGTTAAAAATTTTATCTTTAACGCAAAGAAGACACTAAACACTATTTATCGTGCTTAATGTCTTAATCACATTTATTCTAACATACTTAGTCAGTTATTTGAGCTTATAATTGTCATCAAAGAAATTATGTTTTGCTTTTTTCAGATGTTTCTTAGTTTGTGTATCGAAAGCTTGAGCAAATAACCCTCGAGAAGTACCCATTGGTTGGATTACATACGTTTTATCAGGCTCATCTTTGAACACTACTTCTTTATAATAAACGCCATCTTTTGCATTGAATTTCTTTTTCTCTGAAGTAATCTTAGATTCTAAATGATGTTCGGTAATATATTGATCAATCAACTTCAAATTTTGATGTCCTTGATATATCTTTAATCCAAAAAAGAATAGGGTCGCTAATATAAGTGAGCCGATTAAAATTAATATAAGCGGTAAAATTCTTTTCTTCTTCATAAATTGACTCCTTTGAGCGATATGCTATCGCTATGCACTTGTTAACTCTATCTTTTCAATTATGAACGATTTCCACAAATTTAGTAACTCTTTTGATTGTATTGTAACAAAATTGTCGTAAGTTATTCTAACGCTTTTAGTTCTTTATTTCTTCAAAACCTCACCATTTATATACTTACTTTTAAAAATCATTAATTATAAAACACAAATTTTATATTTTTCAACTTTGTTCTTGACAAGTGCAAGCGTTCATAATATCGTGGTTTTAAATAAGGAGTGATTTAATTGCATGAGAATAACAGTTTTCTAGAGAAACAATTATGTTTTTTATTCTATGTGTCATCTAAAGAGATTATCAAACGCTATAGTCCTTACCTCAAGAAATTTGATTTAACTTATACTGGCTATATTGTACTTCTAGCGTTAGAACCCCACGAAACTTTGAATATTAAAACTTTAGGTCAACGTATTTATTTAGATTCAGGTACTTTAACTCCCCTTTTAAAAAAGCTTGAAAAAAATGGGCTCGTTACGAGAACGAGAGAAGCAGATGATGAACGTAACTTGAAAGTTGCGCTGACTCAACAAGGTGTGGAAATACGCCAGGAAATTTCACAGATTTCAAAAGAAGTCTTCGATGGTTTAGATGTATCGCTAGAGGATGCTAAAACAATTAAATCTATCCTTTCTAAATTTATTGCCGATAACTTTTCTAAAGAATAGTAGTGAAAGCCTGAAAATATCTATCCGAGCTCTGCCATGATATAATCATTGTAAGAACCTCACGTATCTCAATGCTAAGATTATCAGTCTTAGCTGCAGGGTAATATATCATTAATAGAGGTTTTAATAAATAATGATTAAAGGAGAGATATGATGCCTTTCGAAAGTAAACCAACAGATTTATTCAAAGAATTCGGACGTCAATTTATAGATCAAATCCCTACAATCAATCCAGTTAAAACAGATATCAGCGAAAAAAATAATCAATATATCTTGAAAGCAGACTTACCTGGCTTTGAAAAGAAAGATATTAACCTTTCTTATAATGAAGGAACTTTGACTATTAGTGCCAAACGTTCAATTGAAAGCCGTACGGAAGATGAAGAAGGCCGTGTCATTCAAAGAGAACGCAGTGATAGTAGCGTTAAGCGTGAATTTTCATTCAGCAATATTAAAAGCGATGAAATCAGCGCGCACTACAGAGACGGCGTGTTGACAGTAACATTGCCTAAACGCACTGAAGATAATTCAGCTAGTTCTAACATTTCAATTGATTAATTTTAATATGAAGAAAGCCCCATTTGTTCAACTTATACTGAACAATGGGGCTTTTACTTTTACTTTTGCTTATTCTTCTTTTCTCAACTCTGCAAGAATTTCTTCGGCTTTAGCCATATTTGCTGTATCTGCTGTTTTTAAAGCATTCGCAACTTTCTCGATTTCCTCGCCTTTAGCACCTGCTACTATAGCTAGTGATTTATATTGCAGGCTCATGTGTCCTTCTTGAATACCTTCTGAGACTAATGCTCGGCAGGCTGAGAAATTTTGTGCTAAACCGACTGCTGCAGCTACCTCTCCTAATTCTTGAGCAGAATCAACGTGTAGCAGTTCTTGCGCTAAACGTGCAATCGGTACTACCTTTGTACCTCCGCCTACTGTCGCCAAGGTCATTGGAATTTCAATTGTTCCACGCAGGCGTTCTTTCTCAGGCAAGTATTCCCATTTTGTCATACTGCGGTATTGTCCTTCCTTGCAAGCATAAGCATGCGCACTTGCTTCGGCGCTGCGTGTATCATTGCCGGTTGCTAGTACTACCGCATGTATACCATTCATAACGCCTTTATTATGCGTAACAGCACGATAAGGATCGACATAAGCTAAAACCGATGCTGCTTCTAAACGGCGTGCAACTTCAGCGCCCTCCATCTCTCCTCGCGCTAAATCTGCAATGTCGATTTCTCCTGACACGCGTACTACTGAAGCTGTTGCATGATTAGATAAGATACTCATCAGAACATTAATATCAGGCCATTCGCCTTTTAAGAAGCTTGAGATGCCTTCTAAGATAGTGTTCATCATGTTTGCGCCCATAGCATCTTTTGTATCAATATAAACTTTCAAAGATACGAGCTGTTCTTCTGAAAAGGTATCAACATCGATTTTACGGTAACCCCCGCCTCTTTTTAAAATAGAAGGATATGCAGTATCCGCAATTTGATGGATCTGAGTTTCTTTCGCTAATAATTGTTCAGCCAATTCTGCAGGTTGTGCAACATCCATAAATACAATTTGGCCGATCATTAAGCGTTCACTAGAATCAACGTGAAAACCTCCTGTTTTATTGACAAGTTTAGCACCGTAACTTGCAGCGGCTACTACAGAAGGTTCTTCTACCATCATAGGTACAACATAATGTTTGCCGTCTACTTCAATATCAGGAAGTAGTCCTACTGGCAAAGCCCCTTGCGTAATAACGTTCTCGATAAGACTGTCCGCGACTTCTTCAGAAAGCAGCGGATACTCAAGAAGTTCTTGCTGACTTTCTTTCGATATCCAGCCGTTTTCTTCAAGTCTTTGCAATTTATCTTTTCTCGATAAGTGTCTGAAATCTTTCCCCAATGCTTTCATGATTCATTATTCTCCTTTTTCAACTGCTAAAGCGAGACCTAGTCCGCCGCCGATACAAGCTGTAGCAATACCAGTTTGTTTATTTTCTTGATGTAATTCGTTCACTAATGAAGTGACCAGACGCGCGCCGCTCGCACCAATTGGATGACCGATTGCTACTGCACCGCCATAAATATTCAATTTCTCATCTGGAATATTCAAGTTGTCTTTAACGGCTATACTTTGTACCGCAAAAGCTTCTGTCATTTCAACTAAATCAATATCATTCATTGTTTTGTCTGTTTTTTCGAGCAACTTACTTACGGCATAAAATGGCGCAATGCCCATAATTTCAGGGTCGCAGCCGACTTCTGCATAATCGCCGAGGGTCGCAAGCACTTCAAAACCATTTTCTTTAGCATAATCTTCGTCCATTAAGATTAACGCTGATGCACCATCATTAATGCTGGATGCATTTCCTGCAGTCACAGAACCATCTTCTTTAAAGATAGTATCTAATGCGGATAATTTTTCAACTGAACTATTGCCGCGAATGCCTTCATCTGCAGTCATCATTTCGCCATCCGCATCTTTCAACGGAATCATTTCTTCATTGTATTTGCCTGCTTGAGTGGCTTCATAGGCTTTTTGATGAGATTTTACTGCGAACTCATCTTGTTGTTCACGTGTAACTTCATATTGATCTGCAATACGTTCTGCCGTGATGCCCATGGGTACATTTTCAAAGGCATCTGTTAAACCGTCATGCATAAAGCTCGGTACGGGTTTCTCTTTGCCTTCAATTAGCAATTTAGGCGCATTCGTCATACTTTCAACTCCACCTACTGCTACGACTTTAGCTTCTCCTAACTGAATGAGTTGTTTACCTAGAATCACCGCTTTCAATCCAGAACCACAGACTTCATTAATAGTCATCCCAGGAGTTGTAGTAGGTAAACCTGCATTGACTAAAATTTGACGTGCTGGATTTTGGCCGTTTCCTGCTTGAAGCACATTACCGAAAATAACATTTTCGATGGTATCTTTGGGTAATTCAATAGCATCGATAGCCGCTTCTAAAGCGATCGTACCAAGCTGTACTGCAGAATAATCTCTTAACTTCCCTCTGAATTTTCCTACTGGTGTACGTTTAGCGCTGACAATTGCAATTTTACTCATAATCTTTATCTCCTTTTTTATCACTAGCTACTAATTTAAAATTGTATTTCTGTGCTTTCTTTTGATATGATTTAAAGTGATTTAACATATCAAGAAAGGATGTTGGTTATTTATGACAATTGGTATCGACCAACTTAATTTTTATATTCCGAACTTCTACGTAGACATGGCTGAGCTTGCTGAAGCACGTGGCGTAGACCCGAACAAATTCTTAATCGGCATCGGCCAATCGCAAATGGCTGTAAGCCCTGTCTCTCAAGATATTGTATCTATGGGTGCTAACGCTGCTCAACCTATTCTATCAGAACAAGACAAGAAAGATATTACCATGGTGATTGTTGCAACAGAATCAGCCATTGATTCTGCAAAAGCCTCTGCGGTGCAAATTCATCATCTCTTAGGAATCCAACCTTTTGCGCGTTGTTTTGAAATGAAAGAGGCTTGCTATGCAGCAACGCCAGCCATTCAATTAGCAAAAGATTATTTAGTACCACGTCCTAATGAAAAAGTGTTAGTCATCGCCAGTGATACTGCACGTTATGGATTGAACAGCGGCGGCGAACCTACACAAGGTGCAGGAGCAGTCGCAATGATCATCAGCCATAACCCTAGTATTCTTGAATTACATGATGATTCAGTTGCTTATACAGAAGACGTTTATGATTTCTGGCGTCCGTCTGGAGAAATTTATCCGCTAGTGGCTGGTAAATTATCTAAAGATGCTTATATCAAGTCTTTCCAAGAAAGCTGGAACGAATACGCGAAACGTCATCATAAATCATTGTCTGACTTTGCTGCTTTATGCTTCCACGTTCCATTTACAAAAATGGGTCAAAAAGCACTTGATTCTATTTTAACAGATAGTGCGTCAGAAGATACACAAGCAAGACTGAATGAAGGCTATAAATCTGCGACAGATTACAACCGTTACGTTGGAAACGTCTATACAGGCTCTTTATATCTCAGCTTGATTTCATTACTTGAAAACCATAAATTAAATGATGGAGACACTATCGGCTTATTCAGTTATGGTTCTGGTTCAGTTGGAGAATTCTTCAGTGCAACGCTGATGAATAATTATCAAGATCATCTCGATATCAAAGCTCATAAAGCCATGTTGGATAATCGTAAAGCTTTATCAGTAGAAGAATATGAAAAATTCTTCAAGCGCTTCGATAACTTAGAATTCGATACTGATACTGAATTAGCAGTAGAACCGAAAGGCAACTTCTATCTTAAAGAAATCTCAGATAATATCCGTTATTATGATACTGTAAAATAATATAGAAACAATTTACTTCAATAATCCGCTGTTCTCATGCTTTGATGCATAGTACTGCGGGTTATTTTTTTAGAAATTTGAATTTAAAAAAAGACGGCTGATGCCTCATCACACACCAGTCGTCTATCCTGTCTTCAAACATTTACGTTTATAAAATTAAATTCATCATATCTTTTCCATTTTCAACAATAATCCGTTTAGGCTAACGCACGTTGTTTACGACTCAAATGCCACATTGTAATGAGTGCAATCACACCGAAACATGCTAAGAAAATAAACGCTAAGTGGCTTGTGCCTGTCAAACTTGTTACATAAGTAATAACTAATGGAGGGAAGAAACCTCCTAATCCACCCATCATTGATACAATACCGTTTGCAACTCCAGCTTCTTTTTGGAAGTATTGAGGTACAAGTTTGAATACCAAACCATTACCGATACCTGCACAAACACTGACAGTTAAACAGCCCACTGTGAATAAAATTATATTACTGGCAACACCTAGAATGACAGCACCGATAATCATGAAGATAAAATCTACTTTCAGTGCTTTAACAGCATCAATTTTGTCACCAATAATACCGCCAAGTGGTCTTAAGAATGTCGCAATTGCGATAAAGATACCTGCACGGATACCTGCATCTACTGTCGTCAACTCATAATGATCTACTAAATATTTCGGTAAGAAGATACCGAAAGCTACGAATGAACCAAAGGTAATAAAATACCAAAAGCTTAAATAGTAAGTTCTTAAATCTTTTAATAAATCTTTAGTTTGTGCAATTAAAGGAATTTTGACTTTAGTTTCCTTCGCATCTCCTAAGAAGAACATAATAATCGCAAATACTGCCATCACGATTAAATATAATCTTACTGTAGATTGCCAGCCGATTGCGCCAGCGATTGGAGGCGCCAAGAATGAAGAAACTGCGGTACCTAAGTTCCCCATTCCATAAATACCATTAGCTAAGCCCACTTTATCTTTAGGAAAATATTTAGGAATAGACGTTACACCTACTGAAAAGACAGCTCCACCGACTCCTAAGAAAAACCCTGCCAACATCAGCATATTTACTGATTGCGCTTGGCTCAGTAAGAAAATTGGGAATAAAAGTATAATAAAACTAGAAAAGAAAACCCATTTTGCACCAATAATGTTCGTCAAATAACCGAATGGAATACGTAAAACTGATCCTAAAATAACCGGTATTGCAAGTACAATAGAAATTTGAGAACTTGTAATCTTAATGTCTTGTGAAATCATCGGCATCAAAGGCGCAATGATACTCCATACCATAAACCCGGCGACCAAACTTAAAGTTTGGACTGTTAATTGTAAACCACCTTTTGATTTGTTCATTTTTTTCACCCTAACGTTTTCATATCAACAAAAATAGCAGTATCTTAGTGAAATTTTTACTTTGAGTCGAAGTTTTTATTAATATTCTAAGATACTGCTTATATTTATATTTTATAGTGGGTGGATAAAGATGCATATCAGGGCATTCCCTTAAATCATTCGGCTTTTCCCTAATACATATTTAACAGTCTCAAGCCTTGTCATATCAGTAATTATAGTCATATTTTCGACACAATTAAAACCCCAAAAAAAGAACCTGTCTTTGTCGACAGATTCTTTAAAATTCTTCAGAAATCTAACAGTTTTTTCTTCAAAGCATACTCTACCAGTTCTGGCTTTGATTTTAAATTTAATTTCTGCATAATATGTGTTTTATGTGCTTCTACTGTTTTCACTGATACAAATAGTTTTTCGGCGATTTCTTTATTTCCATATCCTTTAGCAATTAAAGGCAGAATTTCTAATTCACGTTTTGACAAGATTCGAAATGGATCGTTCGTATTTTTAGCATCTTGCCCAGTACTGTTCACGAATTCATTGACTAATGAGGTTGTCATTTTAGGGTCAATATACGTATCGCCACGATAAACTGTACGCACAGCAGAAACTAGCTGCTCATCAGGCGCATTTTTCAAAATATAACCTTTAGCGCCATTACGCAAAACATGAAATAAATATTCTTCATCATCATACATCGTTAAAATTAAAATCTTTGTATCAGGAAAGCTTTCTACAATCTTACTTGTAGCAATCAGTCCTGATTCTCCTGGAGGCATGCTTAAGTCCATAATTAAAACATCCGGATGGTGCTGCATTACTTTTTGGTAAGCTTCCACACCTTCAGCAGCAGTGTCGACTACTTCCATGTCCTCTTGAAAATTCAAAATCATAGAGAAGCCGGTTCTTACTACTGCATGATCATCTGCAATCACTATCTTCAAATTCAAGTCTCCTATCGTTTATCAGTTATTGGAACTTCCAACGTTACAATGGTGCCGCGACCGATTTGAGAATCTATATTAACTGTCCCATTCACTTGTTCAGCACGTTCATTCATGCCAAATAAACCTAACCCAGTGCCTTTCGGATTATCTCCTCGCTTAAATCCGACGCCACGGTCACTGACTTCTGCAATAATCGTTTCATCACCTAATTGTATTGAAACTTCAATTGTATCAACTTGCGCATATTTCAAT
Coding sequences:
- a CDS encoding magnesium transporter CorA family protein, with protein sequence MITAYKHNIHQDIHTTSLKEGLWINMIEPSREEVESMIEDFNIPEDFLKDPLDADESARVEFDDETGYSLIIIDIPIVNKNNHKILSFMTIPLGIVIGHGRLITVCDHDIEFLESFTKPGNNLHYRSQLALNILVTVSNHYNRNLRLLNKSRLRIERDLKKSVTNKQLYNLMEVEKSLVYFLAALKGNEDVFKRLFKLPPIKRFDEDEDLIEDLFVETNQAIETTELHTRILESITTSYESLLSNDMNTIMKTLTLFTVFLTLPTLVFSFFGMNVPLPINDHSPVSWIVTLCISLILVTVVFILLWRRGKL
- a CDS encoding TIGR00730 family Rossman fold protein, which translates into the protein MNIIVYCGASEGNNPLYSKAAESLGEWMAAQRYGLVFGGGKVGLMGKLADTVIAQDGHAIGVMPQFLADREIAHQGLDELIIVDSMAERKAAMLEKGDVCLALPGGPGTLEEITEMVSWARIGQNPNPCVFWNVNGYYNKIEAFYNQMVEEGFLTQTDRDLICFTDSYDELNQFVEKYRAPNIRQY
- a CDS encoding DUF4889 domain-containing protein, which translates into the protein MKNKKALGFTLIGIMVVICVVLVIMMMSSGKKDTYYGIMKDNHTVEKMVREKDQKVEKDVHIKTDDNFKPEKGQFVMLVKKEGSDDFSKKKVVKHDDIPHGLMMKIHDMKHMDMSH
- a CDS encoding cation:dicarboxylate symporter family transporter, with amino-acid sequence MALFKRKISLPMQVMIALVLGVVVGLLLYGHKDVANYIQPLGDIFLNLIKMIVIPVVFCSLALSISGVGESKTVGRYGLKTIVYFEIITTIAIALGVLFANLFKPGTGLDPDKLPKGDISKYESSAHAAEHSTYGNHFIDTIVNIIPTNFFEALSKGELLPIIFFAVFFGLGIAAIGEKGNPVKDFLGGVLEATFWMINKILKLAPLGVFAFICVTIMTFGASALIPLLKLVLVVVGAMVFFVVVVLGIVAKMVGSSVFDIIKVLKSEILLAFSTSSSEAVLPVMMQKMERFGSPKDITSFVIPIGYTFNLDGSALYQSIAALFVAQMYGIHLSLPHQLVLIFTLMITSKGMAAVPGTSIVVLLTTLGSMGLPAAGLALIIGVDRILDMVRTCVNVVGNALSTVVIAKWEGVFDKEQNKDYLNSI
- a CDS encoding EamA family transporter — encoded protein: MAHRNQKRWPGFVLVIVGAIFWGVGGTVSQWLFENKHLPVTWFVGVRLLVSGLLLILTSFFLEGKKTITIWADKKAILKLLVYSLLGMLGVQYCFMATIHYGNAAVATLLQYLGPVIIILYLVATKVINFKWKEGIAVTLALSGTFLLLTNGSLATLSVPMPAIVWGLLSAFAMAFYTIYPVQLLAKWGTVNVVGWAMFIAGIFLNFLHPIWQVDTSNWDIKVLIYIFISVILGTMFAFWLFISSLNYLYPQEASVLGTIEPLTAILLSVVWLGVSFGIWQVAGVFCIVLMVIFLAVVKD
- a CDS encoding DUF3139 domain-containing protein produces the protein MKKKRILPLILILIGSLILATLFFFGLKIYQGHQNLKLIDQYITEHHLESKITSEKKKFNAKDGVYYKEVVFKDEPDKTYVIQPMGTSRGLFAQAFDTQTKKHLKKAKHNFFDDNYKLK
- a CDS encoding MarR family winged helix-turn-helix transcriptional regulator; its protein translation is MHENNSFLEKQLCFLFYVSSKEIIKRYSPYLKKFDLTYTGYIVLLALEPHETLNIKTLGQRIYLDSGTLTPLLKKLEKNGLVTRTREADDERNLKVALTQQGVEIRQEISQISKEVFDGLDVSLEDAKTIKSILSKFIADNFSKE
- a CDS encoding Hsp20/alpha crystallin family protein, with protein sequence MPFESKPTDLFKEFGRQFIDQIPTINPVKTDISEKNNQYILKADLPGFEKKDINLSYNEGTLTISAKRSIESRTEDEEGRVIQRERSDSSVKREFSFSNIKSDEISAHYRDGVLTVTLPKRTEDNSASSNISID
- a CDS encoding hydroxymethylglutaryl-CoA reductase, degradative, whose protein sequence is MKALGKDFRHLSRKDKLQRLEENGWISKESQQELLEYPLLSEEVADSLIENVITQGALPVGLLPDIEVDGKHYVVPMMVEEPSVVAAASYGAKLVNKTGGFHVDSSERLMIGQIVFMDVAQPAELAEQLLAKETQIHQIADTAYPSILKRGGGYRKIDVDTFSEEQLVSLKVYIDTKDAMGANMMNTILEGISSFLKGEWPDINVLMSILSNHATASVVRVSGEIDIADLARGEMEGAEVARRLEAASVLAYVDPYRAVTHNKGVMNGIHAVVLATGNDTRSAEASAHAYACKEGQYRSMTKWEYLPEKERLRGTIEIPMTLATVGGGTKVVPIARLAQELLHVDSAQELGEVAAAVGLAQNFSACRALVSEGIQEGHMSLQYKSLAIVAGAKGEEIEKVANALKTADTANMAKAEEILAELRKEE